In Acidobacteriota bacterium, the sequence CGTGGCTCAGGAGGAGTTCGAGCCGCCGCGTCTCGCGGACGGCAGGCCCGACCTGCAAGGCGTGTGGGATTTCCGCACCCTGACGCCGCTGCAGAGGCCCGAGGAGCAGGAGAGCGCGGTGCTGACGGCCGAGGAAGCGGCCGAGATCGAAGCGCGGTCCGCCGAGCGCAGCGCCGAGTTGAACGCGCCGACCGAGCGCAGCGGCGAGTTGCTGCCGGTGGGCGGCAACGTCGGCGGCTACAACCACTACTGGGTCGATCAGGGCGCCAGCGTCGTCGATGACCAGCGGACGTCCCTCATCGTCGATCCGCCGGACGGCCGCGTGCCGCCGCTGCAGCCCGGGTTCGAGTTGATCGAGCTGTCGCTCGGCGAGGATCGGCCGGGGACGCGCCCGGTTCGCGTTCGGGCCGCCGGCATCGGTGCCGACAGCTACGAGGACCGCGGGCTGGCCGAGCGCTGCCTGCTCGGGTTCAACTCCGGCCCACCCATCGTGCCGGCCGGCTACAACCAGAACCTGCAGATCTTCCAGACGCCCGACCACGTCGTCATCCTGCACGAGATGGTGCACGACGCGCGCATCGTCCCGCTCGACGGACGCGACCACCTGCCGGGGAGCGTCCGGCAGTGGATGGGCGACTCCCGCGGCTACTGGGACGGCGACACGCTGGTCGTCGAGTCGATCAACTTCACCGACAAGGTGGCCAGCTTCAACCCGTCGGTGGCCACGGCGGCCGGCGACGGCTCGACGCTGCATCTGACGGAGCGCTTCACGCGGGTTGCCGGCGACACGCTGCTCTACGAGTTCACGGTCAACGATCCGACCACCTTCACGCGGCCCTTCACGGCGGCGCTGCCGATGAAGCTCGGCGAGGGGATGTACGAGTACGCCTGCCACGAGGGCAACTACGGGCTGTTCAACATCCTGTCGGGCGCCCGCGCGGCGGAGCGTGACGCCGCGTCGCAGCAGTAGGCGATTTCAGGGGGCGGGCCGGCGGCGTTGTCGTCGGCCCCTTTCCGCCGCCGAGCTCGCACGTCCCGCCCGCGGGTCCTTCACGAATGCGAGGGTGGGCGAACGTCCGGCCGCCTGGCCACTATCTCGGCAACGCCGGGCTCACCGCCGGCCGCGACCCGCGCGGTTCGCTCCGCGGCGTGGAGCACGTTCCACCGCCATCCCCTGACCATCCGCTCCAGCTCTCCCGGCCGCAGCACGTAGCCGTGCCCGCGCTGTCCGTCCGGCGCAGGCAGATGCAGCGCCGCCACGAACAGCCCGCCCGGACGAACCCCGCCGCGGATCGCCGCGAACAGCGGACGGTGCAGGAAGTAGCAGTCGACGATCAGGTCGTAGGCCGCCGGCTCGATAGTGAACTCCGGCGGGTCCGCTTCCAGGTCGGCGACGTGCGGCGCGATCCGCTCGCGGCAGCCGGCCCGCTCCGCGTTCGCGAGCAGCAGGGCGACGGCTGCATCCGAGCCGTCCACCGCAGCGACCCGCCACCCGCGTGACCCCAGCCAGACGGCGTGCCGGCCGGCGCCGCACGCCAGGTCCAGCGCCCGGCCCGGCGGCACGCCCGCCACCGCGTCGGGCAGGGGCGGCGACGGCTCCGGCAGCGCGCCCGGTTCGCGGTCGGCGTAACGCGCGTTCCACTTGGCGATCTGCGGGTTCATGGATCTGTGCGCGTCGAGCGGGCCGAGGGCCGGGCCACGGGCTGCAACCTGTCGCGCGGGTTGCAAACCTGTTGCGCGTGCTCTTCTACGGATGAATGCCCCAGACGAGCTCGGCAAGGAATCCGGCCGGAATCCCCACGACGAGCAGGGCCAGGCTGACCAGCAGGAACCGCGAATAGATCGGGACTCTCAGCGCGCGGTGGCTGAGCGGCACGGCCACCGTCTCGCGTTCGTCTATGGCTCGGTAGGCCTGCTGCAGGCCGTCCTCGGTCGACACGTCGAAGTAGTCGCCTCCGTAGTCGCGAATGGTCTCGATGAGCGACGGCGTCTCCATGCCCTCGATCGGCGCGCGGCCGCGGTCCGTGTTGATGTAGATGATGTACGGGACGACGTTGCGCGCGGCCAGCGCCGCGAGCTCCGCCTCCGGGATCTCGTCGACGTCGGCGTCCGTGATGATGAGCAGCGCGCGGTTGCGGTTCGCGCCGCGGTTGACGACCGCGGCGTCGATGTCGAAGTGCCGCACGATGGACCGGAGCGCCCCCGTGATGTTGGTCGTGCCCTCCGAATCGATGATGCTGACCCTATCCTCGGGCACGAAGAACCGGTCGCGCCGCGTGCCCGGTTCGGGGGCGAGGATCTTGACGGTGACGTACGGCGCGCCCAGCACCTGGAAGTAGTACAGCTCGTCGTCGAGGACGAAGTCGTCGACCATGTAGGGATACGACGAGAAGAGCCAGAGCGAGACCCGGTCGTTCTTCTCGCGCCGCATCCGCAGGAACTCGAGGTGCGCTTCGCGGGCCACCTCGGCGCGCGACCGTTCGGTGTTGTTGAACTCCCAGGCCATCGACAGCGACGTGTCGACCAGATCGATCCGCACCCGCGACTCGACGTTCCCGGTGATCTGCTCGGTGGACGTGAGGAACGGGTCGGAGAGCGCGACGACGCCCATCGCGACGGCCAGTCCCAGGATGATCTTGGGGAGGGCGTAGCAGGCGCGCCCGAAGATGCCGCGCTGGTAGCGGAGCGGCACGTCGTGGCCGGAGTGCTGCCGCGCGTGCCGCCGCCGCAGCAGAATCAGGCGAACGGCGGTGAGCAGGGCGGCGGCGCCGAGGACGAGGGCGGCCAGGGTCGCGGTGCCCGCGTCGCCGTAGCGCACCTGCGCGAAGTCCGTCTCGATCAGCGCCAGGAGCTGCGCATCCAGAAACTCCGTGAACGCCGTCCAGTCCGGGAGCACCGCTGTATCATACAGAGCGATGGCGACGAACTGGTTCGCGGCGGCGGCAATTCTCTGCGGATTGGGCGTGGTGCTCGGCGCGTTCGGGGCGCACGGGCTCCGCGAGCGCCTGACGGCCGACATGCTGGTCGTGTTCGAGACCGGCGTGCGCTATCACTTCATCCATGCCCTCGGCCTCTTCGCGGTCGCCTGGGCTGCCTCGCGCTGGCCGGGCCCGCTGGTCGGCGCCGCCGGCTGGCTCTTCGTGGCCGGCATCGTGATCTTCTCCGGCAGTCTCTACGTGCTGTCGATCAGCGGCATCCGCTGGCTGGGCGCGATCACCCCCATCGGCGGCCTGTGCATGATCGCCGGCTGGGCGCTGCTGGCCGTTGCGGCGCTGCGCGCGTCCTGAACCCTTCAGACGGAAGCGACGAACAGCTCCGCCAGCTCATCGGCCGACCGTCGGTTCCAGGTCTCGTTCACGCCGACGAGGACGCGTCCGTTCCGGGGTGCGCCCACGGCGACGCCCTGGTCGCCCAGCCGGCGCCGGAACGCGGAGAAGTCGCCGGTGTTCACTCGCAGCCACGACAGGTTGGTGCCGTGCGGGACCCGGTCGACCGAGAACGCGTCGTGACGGGTGAGTTGGGCGAGCCAGGACTCCGAGACGTCGGCGGCCTGCCGGTAGCGGTCGACGAAGCCCGGCAGGTAGTGATGGGCGATGGAGGCGAAGGGCCACGCCGCCGGCAGGCCCGCGCCGAACATGCGGCGCGTGTGATACATGCCGTCGAGCAAGTCGCGGGGACCGGCCAGGATCGCCCCCGAGGGCGCGTTGAAGTACTTGTAGAGCGACACGTAGACGGTGTCGAACGGCGCCGCGTAATGGGCCACGTCGCGGCCTTCGTAGGCGGCCTGCAGGAAAATCCGCGCTCCGTCGAGATGCAGGTGGATTCCCTCACGCCGCGCCAGCGCGGCGATGCGGTCCAGCTCGCGACGGTCGAAGGTGGCCCCGAAATGCCGTCGCACCGGCGTCTCGATCGAGATGACCCGCACGGGCCGGCTGACGCGGCCGCCCGCGGTGCGGTCGAGGGTTGCCTCCACCTCTTCGAGCGTGAAGTCGGGACGGCCGGCGCCGAGCGGGATGAGCGTGATGTTGCTGAGCGTCTGCAGGCAATCGCCCGAGTCGTTGTACAGGTGGCTGTCGGCCTGCACGATGGCGCGGCCGTCGCCACCGGCCAGGGCACGCACCGCCAGGTGGTTGGCGAGCGTGCCGGTCGGCATGAAGACCGCCCGCTCCTTGCCGAGCAGCTCGGCGAACGCGTTCTCCAGGCGCTCCACCGCGCCGCCGTTCGAGTAGGAGTCCCGCACGATGCCGCCGTCGGCCGCCAGCGCGCTCCAGAGTTGCGCCTGTTCTTCCGGGGTCAGTCCCAGGCCGTCGCCGCTCATGCGGACGTTTCCGCCCGTCCCACCTGCAGTGCCCGAACCCGACTGCGCGTACGCCGCGCGCGGCGCCGTCGCAAGCCCGTAACCGACGCCGAGCGTGCCGATCTCCAGAAACTGCCGCCGGTCAATGCTGGACATGGTGCGTCCTCTCTCGTTGCCGCTGATGGGTCAACCTTACGCCGCGCCGCGGTCCCGGCACAACGGGATCGATTCGTCTATGCTTCCCGATTGGAGGTCCACGAGATGACGCCTATCCGTCCCTGCCGTGTGCTGCTCGCAGCCGTGCTGGCCGTGTCGATCGCGTTCCCGGCTGCGGCCCAGAACGTCGACTGGCGCCTGCACAACCTCGATCTGCACGGCAGCCGCTACGCCGAGACCGACCAGATCACGCCGGAGAACGCGCATCTGCTGACCCCGCGCTGGCTCTTCCAGCACGGCGTCATCGACGGCGTCAGCAACCAGACCACGCCGGTGATCGTCGACGGCGTGATGTACCTCACCGACTCGCGGGGGAGCGTCTACGCGGTCGACGCCTACGACGGGCATCATCTGTGGACCTACGACGTCACGGACCTGCTCGGCGGCGGCCGGCGCGAGGGCTACATCTTTCGTCACCGCGGCGTCACCTACGAGGACGGCGTGGTGTACAGCGCGGCCGGCTCGTTCATCTTCGCCCTCGACGCCGAGACCGGCGAGCCGATCGAGTCCTTCGGCGACAACGGCCAGGCCAGCGTCATCCTCGACGTGCTGCGTCTCCGCTACCCGGACGTGGAGACCGCCATCTCGATGGGCTACTGGTTCACCACCGCGCCGCAGATCCACGACGGGGTCATCTACATAGGATCGACGCGCAGCGAGAGCCTCATTCCCGGCGGGCACGTGCTCGCGGTGGACGCGGCGACGGGCGAGGTGATCTGGCACTTCAACACGATCCCGCAGGACGAGAACGACCAGGGCTGGGACATCGCGGGGCCGACGTGGGTGGGCAGCGTCCGCAACGGCGGCGGCATCTGGGAGACGCCGTCGCTCGATCCCGAGCTCGGCCTGGTCTACGTCGCCGTCGGCAACCCCTTCGGCGACAGCACCGAGCGGGACGGCATGAACCTGTTCACCGACTCGGTCCTCGCCCTCGACATCGAGGACGGCCAGTTGCGCTGGTACTACCAGCTCGTCCACCACGACGTCTGGGACTACGACAACGGCAGCCAGCCGATCCTCTTCGACATGGAGGTGGACGGCGAGCCGGTGCGCGCCCTCGGGCAGGCCAACAAGAACGCCTTCCTCTATCTGCTGAACCGGGAGACGGGCGCGCCCATCCACTCGATCATCGAGACGCCGGTGCCGACCGAGACCGACCGCGAGGGCGAGGAGCCGTGGCCCACGCAGCCCATCCCGCACAAGGCGGACGGCGAGCGGATGGAGCCGGTCGCGCCGATCTTCCCCGAGGAGATCCCGCCGGAGCACGCGGAAGGGAAGACCCTGGTGCCGATCTTCACGCCGATCGCCCCCAACCAGATCTTCGCGCCCGGCTTCGGCGGCGGGGCCAGCTACGGGCCGATGGCGTACAGCACGGATACCGGCCTGCTCTACGTGAACGCCATCGACCGGCCTTTCGACGCCGGCCGCGGGCCGCGCATGTTCTTCTCGGCCTACGACCCGACCACCGGGGAGCTGATCTGGCGCCAGATCCGCGAGGGGTACGGCCAGGCGGGACCGGTGGTGACCTCCGGCGGGGTGGTCTTCGTGGGCACCGGCAGCAACATCGCCGGTTATTTCTTCGCCTTCGACGCGCGCACCGGCGAGGAGCTCTGGCGGTTCAACACAGGGGCCGGCGTCTTCTCGTCGCCCGCGGTCTACATGGTCGACGGCGAGCAGTTCGTGACCGTCGCGTCGGGCGGCGGGGACCGCGGCCGGCGCGGCGGAGCTCTCATCCTGAGCTTCGCGCTGCCGAAGCGCGTGATCGAGGCGGAACGCGCATCGCAGTGATCGGGGCCCGATGGGCATGCCCGCGGTTGGCGGTTCACGGCGATCGGTAACGGGCACATGAGCCGGATCTACGTCCTTCACGAGAACGACGCGTGGGTCGAGCCGTTGCGCGCGGCGTTCGACGAGCGCCGCCTGCCCTACTCGGAGTGGTTTCTCGACACCGGCACTCTCGACCTGCGCGAGCCGCCGCCGGAGGGCGTCTTCTACAACCGGATGAGCGCGTCGTCGCATACCCGCGACCACCGCTACGGGCCGGAGTACGCGGCGGCGGTGCTGGCCTGGCTGGAGCGGCACGGCCGGCGCGTGCTGAACTCGGGCCGGGCGCTGCAGCTCGAGGTGAGCAAGGTGGCGCAGTACGCGGCGCTGGAAGCGTGCGGCATCCGCACGCCGGAGACCGTCGCGGCGATCGGGCGGGACCGGATCGTGGACGCCGCGCGCGAGCTCGAGCCGCCGTTCATCACCAAGCACAACCGGGCCGGCAAGGGGCTCGGTGTCCGGCTGTTCCATGACCGGGAGGCGCTCGCGCGCTACGTCGACAGCGACGCGTTCGAGCCGGCCGTCGACGGCATCACGCTCATCCAGCGGTACATCCAGGCGCCCGAACCGTACATCACGAGGGTCGAGTTCATCGGGGGGCGCTACTTCTACGCCGTGCGAGTCGATACCAGCCAGGGATTCGAGCTCTGCCCGGCCGATGCCTGCCGGGTGGACGATGCCTTCTGCCCGGCTGACGCCGAGCCGGCCTCGCCGGTGTCGCTGTTCCGCATCGTCGACGGCGTGCCCGGCGATCTGGTTTCCCGCTACCAGCGGTTCCTGGCCGACAACGGCATCCACATCGCGGGTATCGAGTTCATCCTCGACCGGGACGGCGTGGCGTATACGTACGACGTCAACACCAACACCAACTACAACAGCCAGGCGGAGGCGGAGGCGGGACGGTTCGGGATGCGGGGGATCGCGGAGTACCTCGGGCGCGAGCTGCAGGCATACGAAGCCTCGGCGCTCACCGCGCAGACCGCGTCGCAGCCCTGACGGGTGTAAAATCCGAAGCAGTCTGCGCGCGGACGCGCGCGGCGATGGTGACCGGGGACGATGAGGTCGAGAACCATGACGCAGACGATCAACCGGAAGTCGATGGGGCGCCTGGCCGGGCTGGCCGCTTGCCTGGCGCTGGCGGCGGGTACGGTCGGCGCGCCGCTGCAGGCGCAGGACGAGGCCGGAGAGATCCCGCAGCTCGCGGGAATCTGGGACGGCGGCGGGCGCGTGCGCCCGGTGAACGGGCCGAACATGCCCTGGGTGCCGGGCGAGAACTTCCCGGTGCTCAACGAGCGTGGCCTGGCCTATCAGGAGGTGTTCGACGAGGCGATCGCGGCGAAGTACGACTGCGTGCCGTCGACGCCGCCGGCGCTGAACTACGACCCCTACATGATGGAGATCGTGCAGTGGCCGGATCGCGTTCTGCTCCGCTACGAGAAGGACGATCAGCTCCGGACTGTCTGGCTGGACGGACGCGTGCCGACGCCGATGGACTACAGCCTGCAGGGCGTCTCGGTCGGCTACTACGAGGGCGGATCGCTGCACGTGACCACGACCCACTACACCTTCGACATCAGCGGCTTCGACGACTACAACGGCATCCCGTCGTCGCAGCTCAAGAAGGTGACCGAGCGCTACTGGCGCGAGGGCGAGGAGCTGCGGGGGACGGTGACGGTCGAGGACGAGCTGTTCCTGCGCGAGCCGGCGTCGTACACGACCCGTTGGCTGCCGGCGCCGGAGGGCTACAAGCTGGCGCCGTACGGCTGCGACGCGGAGATCGCGCGGATGCCGGTGAAGTTCATGGTGCCGAAGTACCGGTAGGGACAAGACAAGGTGCGGTGTCGCCCCGCGGTGCACCGCGTGCTGGCATTCGGCAAGATTGCCGAGGGAATTCGGAAGGAGGGTAGGTCGGTGAGAATCCTGCTTTGGACGGCGGCGGTGGCGGCGGTCGCGGCCGTGGTCGCTCTGACCGGTGCGCCGACGGACGCGCACCACGCGAGCGCCCCGTTCTACGACAACACGAAGAGCGTGACGGCCGAGGGTGTCGTGACGCGCTTCCTCTTCCGTAACCCGCATTCGTTCCTCTTCCTCGACGGCGAGGACGAGAACGGGGAGACGATTGCGTGGGAGGTCGAGATGGGCACCGCCGTCTCGATGAGCCGCCGCGGCTGGACGCCCCAGACGATCAGGGTGGGCGACCGGATTCGCGTCGTGGGCCAGCCGTCCCGCGCTCCCGGCACGCACGGCATCTGCTGCGCCGAGATCCTGCGTCCGGACGGCGGGCCGATCAGCCCCGCCAACTAGCGCCCCGAAACGCGGGGGCGGGGTCCGCATCCAGCGGCGGCCGGGCCCTCTGCTGCGAAAGTCATTGGTTCTCCGGCGCCGCCGGCCGCGGGTCGGCGTAGCCGGGGTACCAGAACACCGCGTGGCAGTTCTCGCACGCGAGGTCGAGCTCGGTTCCCGCTTCGAGCAGCGCGTCGACGTTGCGCGCCTCTACCGCATCGAGCACCACCCCGCTCGTCGCGCGGAGCCCCCGCGACACCTCCACCCAGCCTTCCCAGTCTTCTTCGACCAGCTCCTGGATGGCGTCCGGATGGAGGTCGATCCCCGGCAACTCGGAGCGCGACTCGGGGGCCGCGATACGGCGTCCCTCAATCAGCAGCAGGTTCGACGCCTCGGCGAGGGTCACGGCGTGGCGGCGGAGGCGCAGCCAGTCCCCCTCGGTTTCGGGCCGGGTCTCCACGATGCCGTCCGCGGTTGCCTCGATCACCACCGCATCCCAGACGGCGTCGGCGGCCGGATCGATCATCGACCGCATCAGCTCTTCGACCGTCGCGGTCGGTTCCATGTCGGACGCCGGCTCGCTCGCGCAGGCTGTGAAGCCCGCGGCCAGCAGCACCAGAGCGGGCGTCAGCCTGTTGCGCCGTTCGCTACCGTGCTTCATTCCCGATCGCAAATGTCTGCAACGGGCCGCTCCGGCGTCAGGCCCGGGCGAGAGGCACCCCCCCGTGGGCACCCCTCGGCAAGCGGAAGCGGGCCCTGCTACAGGACCCCCGCCTCCTGCATGACGGCCTCGCACTTTCCGCGGATCTCGGTCGCGACCTCGAACGGGTCTCCCTGCTGGTACTCCGCGCGGAACAGCTCCACCGACAGGGCCCCGGTGAACTCCTTCTCGGCCAGCTTCTGCAGGATGCGCACCACCGGCGCGATGCCGTCGCCCGGGATGATCCGCGAGTCGTTGTCGATCAGCTCGCGCGGGCCGTCCAGCAGGTCCTGGAAGTGGGCGTGGGCCAGCTCACCCGGCTCGAGCAGGTCGAGGTCCTCGAACTTGCTCAGGCCCGACCAGAAGTGGAAGAAGTCGATCATCGGCCGCACGTTGGGACGCGCCGCCGCGCGGATGACCTGCAGCGACGAGGTCAGCGTGGACAGGTGCGTCGACGTGCGGGTGAACTCGATCATCGCGGTCAGGCCGTACTCGGCCGCAATGTCGCCCGCCTCGCCGACGCAGTCCGGCGTCGCCGCGAAGTCGTCGGCGGTGACCGGCCGGTTGGTGACCGACGGCGAGTAGATCCGCGTCAGGCCCAGGTTGGCGAACTGATCGCAGCCGCGCCGCCATGCTTCCAGCGACTCGGCCCGCGCAGGACCCGGCAGCCAGATGTCCTGCAGCACCACCGCGGCGGACACCGGCGTCAGATCGAGGTCTTCGAGCAGCCGCCGGGCGGCCGGCAGGGTGTCGTTCTCGAGAAATGCCTGCAACTGCGGTGAGCCGAGCTCGACGTACCGGATGCCGGCCCGCGCCCAGCCTTCGACCGCGCCGCGGAGGCCGGCGCCGCTCGACGTGTTCTGGTGCATGGCGAGCAGCATCTTTCCGGGATCGGCGGATTGCGCGGTTGCCACGCGCGCCAGGGAAGCGGCCAGAGGAGTCAGCAGCATCGATCTTCTCGTCAGCATGGTCGTGTCCTTACCTTCGGTCTCCCTCCAGGTGCTCGATGAGGTCGTCCGGCCACGATGAACGCGGCCGTCCGGTCCCGCAGAGGCTATCACGGGTCGCTCATTCAGGGGCGAAGCGGACCACGGTGTTGCCCCGGCCCTGGTTGCGCTCGAACAGCTCGAAGGCCGCGACGAAGTCGTCGAGCGCGTAGACCCGATCGGCGCGCGGCCGGACCACGCCGGTCGCCAGATAGTCGAGGATCTGCCCGACCTGCCGCTGGTGCGCCTCCGGATTCCGCGCGGCCCAGCCGGCCCACATGCTGCCCATCACGACGGCCGACTTGATGAGCAGCAGGCCGGGGCGAATCGGTCGCTGCCCCGCCGTGAACCCGACCAGGCAGATCCTTCCCAGCGGCCGGATGGCCGAGACCAGCGCCGCCTCGAACAACTCCCCCTGGACCATGTCGACGACCACGTCGACGCCGTCCGGATGACCGAGCTCGGTCGCCGCTTGTCGAACGTCGTTCTTGAACCGCCGGAAGCTCTGCCGGTCGCGGCCGTAGCACAGCACGCGGTCGGCTCCGGCGGTGGCCGGCAGATCCTGCTTCTGGGGGACGCTGACGCCGGCGATGACCTGCGCCCCCATCGCCTTGGCCAACTCCACTGCGGCCATGCCGACGCCGCCCGACGCCCCGTCGACCAGCACGAGGCTGCCGGGGCCGGCCTCGCCGAGGACCTTCAGCGAGTGGTAGGCGGGGAAGAAATTGCGTCCCAGGTTGGCGCAGTGCTCCAGCGGGACGTTGTCGGGGGCTCTCCAGACGGACGCCGCCGGTATCCTGACCGCCTCGGAGAGACCCCCGAGGTTCATCTGGGCTACCGCCCGGTCGCCGGGTCGCACGTGCTCGACGCCGTCTCCGACCTCCAGCACCGTCCCCGCCACGTCCATGCCGGGCACGTAGGGCAGGTCCGGCTTGTGCTGGTAGAGCCCCTGCGCCTGCAGCGCGTCGGGATACTGCACGCCGGCAAAATGCGTCCGGACCACGACGTGGCCGGGCTCGCAGACCGGCGCGGGTATCTCGTCCAGCGACAGAACGTCCCGCAGGGGGATGGGCTTCGGAACGGGTTTGCCGGTCTCGTCGAGGCCGGCGTAGCGGTGGCAGCGGACAGCCTTCATCGTGTGCATGGTGATTCCGGCAATAGCTTACGGCATCTATAATGTGGCCATGAAGGTGGCCAACATCGCGGAGTTCAAGAACCACCTGAGCGAGTACCTCGCCGCCGTGGCGGACGGCGAGGAGGTGGAAATCCGCAAACGCAACGCTCCGCTGGCGCGCGTCGTGCCGATTCGGAGCCCCGGTCGCAACCGCACTGTCCTCGGCCGCGGCGCGGGCACGGTCGTGGTCCACGGGGATCTGACCGAGCCGATGATCCCGCCGGAGGACTGGGAGATGCTGCGGGAAGAACCGTCGTGACGGTGGTGCTCGATACCTGCGCCATCGTATGGGCGATCGGCGACCCCGGGCGACTGCCCGACACGGTGGCCGGGATTCTCACGGCAGACGACACCCGCGTCTGCGTCTCGGCGGTCAGTTGCGCGGAGATCGCCTGCGCGTCGCAACGCGGCCGCATCGACATCGATCGGCATTGGCGGCGGTGGTTCCGTCACTACGTCGAGTTGAACGGTTGGACCGTGCTTCCGATCGATCTCGACACCGTCGAAGAAGCCTACGCGTTGCCGGACCCGTTTCACCGGGATCCGGCGGACCGGCTCATCGTCGCGGCGGCGCGCGGGTTGTCCGCGCCCGTTGTTACCGCGGATGCGCGGATACTCGATTACCCCCATGTCAAGACTCTGTGGAAAGGATGACGGCTAGGATGGACAAGCAACGATTCCTGATTACCGGCGCCAGCCAGGGCATCGGCGCCGCGCTCGTCTCGCTCGCCCGCAAGCAGGGGCACGAGGTGGTATTCACCGGCCGCGACCAGGGGCGTATCGACAGCGTGGCGGCCGAGAGCGGCGCGCACGGCATCCGTGCGGACGTGGTACGCGCCGAGGACAACCAGCGCACCGTCGATGCGTGCGTCGACCGTATGGGCGGCATCGACGTGCTGGTCAACAACGCCGGGGTCGGCTATCTCGCCGAGGTGGGCGAGATCGACATGGACGCCATGCGGTCGCTCTTCGACATCAACGTCTTCGGCCTCGTCGACCTGACGAACCGCGTCGCGCCGCTGCTCAAAGCGCAGGAGCGGGGCTACATCTTCAACATCGCCTCGACCTCCGGCATGAAGGGCGCCAAGACGGGCACCGTGTACGCGGCGAGCAAGTGGGCGGTGCGCGGGATCACCCAGTGCTGGCAGGCCGAGCTGCGGCCGCACGGCGTCCACGTCACCTGCGTCTGCCCGTCCGAGGTGCAGACCGACTGGATGGGCCGCACGGGGCGCAACAACCCGAACAAGCTCTACGCCGTCGACATCGCCGAGGCCATCATGGCGGTGCTCGACATGAACCCGCGCGCGCTCTGGCCGGAGTTCGCGATCTTCGCCAACAACCCCTGGAAGGAAGACTGAGGCCGTCGCGTGCTGCTGCGGATGGCGGTGCTCGAGCGCATCGTCCGTGGCGAGGTCTCGCTGGTGTTCCGCCGCTGGCGCAGGCCGACCGTTCGCAGCGGCGGCTGCCTGCGGACCGCGCTGGGCGTGCTCCGGATTCTCGACGTCGCTGCGGTGGCGGAGGCGGACATTTCCGAAGCGGACGCTTCCCGGGCGGGGTTCTCCTCGCGGACGGCGTTGCTGGCGGGACTCGGCGCGCGAGAGGGGCAGGTCTATCGCATCGCCGTGGAGTATGCGGGCGCGGACCCGCGCGTCGCCCTGCGGCAACAGGAAGACCTGTCGGACGCGGAGATCGAACTGGTCATCGAGAAGCTGCGGCGGCTTGATGCCCGATCGACGGCCGGTTCGTGGACGGCGCGCGTGCTGGCGGCGATTGAGGCGCAGCCCGGTGTCGTCAGCCAGACGCTGGCCGCACGCTTGGGATGCCAGAAAGACTGGCTGAAGCTACAGGTGAGGAAGCTGAAGAACCTCGGGCTTACGGTCAGCCTCACGACCGGCTATGAGCTCTCGCCGCGCGGACGGGTCGTGCTGAATCGCCTGCGTGGTGGAGGCCGGTC encodes:
- a CDS encoding methyltransferase domain-containing protein, translated to MNPQIAKWNARYADREPGALPEPSPPLPDAVAGVPPGRALDLACGAGRHAVWLGSRGWRVAAVDGSDAAVALLLANAERAGCRERIAPHVADLEADPPEFTIEPAAYDLIVDCYFLHRPLFAAIRGGVRPGGLFVAALHLPAPDGQRGHGYVLRPGELERMVRGWRWNVLHAAERTARVAAGGEPGVAEIVARRPDVRPPSHS
- a CDS encoding DUF423 domain-containing protein, which produces MATNWFAAAAILCGLGVVLGAFGAHGLRERLTADMLVVFETGVRYHFIHALGLFAVAWAASRWPGPLVGAAGWLFVAGIVIFSGSLYVLSISGIRWLGAITPIGGLCMIAGWALLAVAALRAS
- a CDS encoding aminotransferase class I/II-fold pyridoxal phosphate-dependent enzyme gives rise to the protein MSSIDRRQFLEIGTLGVGYGLATAPRAAYAQSGSGTAGGTGGNVRMSGDGLGLTPEEQAQLWSALAADGGIVRDSYSNGGAVERLENAFAELLGKERAVFMPTGTLANHLAVRALAGGDGRAIVQADSHLYNDSGDCLQTLSNITLIPLGAGRPDFTLEEVEATLDRTAGGRVSRPVRVISIETPVRRHFGATFDRRELDRIAALARREGIHLHLDGARIFLQAAYEGRDVAHYAAPFDTVYVSLYKYFNAPSGAILAGPRDLLDGMYHTRRMFGAGLPAAWPFASIAHHYLPGFVDRYRQAADVSESWLAQLTRHDAFSVDRVPHGTNLSWLRVNTGDFSAFRRRLGDQGVAVGAPRNGRVLVGVNETWNRRSADELAELFVASV
- a CDS encoding PQQ-binding-like beta-propeller repeat protein, producing MTPIRPCRVLLAAVLAVSIAFPAAAQNVDWRLHNLDLHGSRYAETDQITPENAHLLTPRWLFQHGVIDGVSNQTTPVIVDGVMYLTDSRGSVYAVDAYDGHHLWTYDVTDLLGGGRREGYIFRHRGVTYEDGVVYSAAGSFIFALDAETGEPIESFGDNGQASVILDVLRLRYPDVETAISMGYWFTTAPQIHDGVIYIGSTRSESLIPGGHVLAVDAATGEVIWHFNTIPQDENDQGWDIAGPTWVGSVRNGGGIWETPSLDPELGLVYVAVGNPFGDSTERDGMNLFTDSVLALDIEDGQLRWYYQLVHHDVWDYDNGSQPILFDMEVDGEPVRALGQANKNAFLYLLNRETGAPIHSIIETPVPTETDREGEEPWPTQPIPHKADGERMEPVAPIFPEEIPPEHAEGKTLVPIFTPIAPNQIFAPGFGGGASYGPMAYSTDTGLLYVNAIDRPFDAGRGPRMFFSAYDPTTGELIWRQIREGYGQAGPVVTSGGVVFVGTGSNIAGYFFAFDARTGEELWRFNTGAGVFSSPAVYMVDGEQFVTVASGGGDRGRRGGALILSFALPKRVIEAERASQ
- a CDS encoding alpha-L-glutamate ligase, which translates into the protein MSRIYVLHENDAWVEPLRAAFDERRLPYSEWFLDTGTLDLREPPPEGVFYNRMSASSHTRDHRYGPEYAAAVLAWLERHGRRVLNSGRALQLEVSKVAQYAALEACGIRTPETVAAIGRDRIVDAARELEPPFITKHNRAGKGLGVRLFHDREALARYVDSDAFEPAVDGITLIQRYIQAPEPYITRVEFIGGRYFYAVRVDTSQGFELCPADACRVDDAFCPADAEPASPVSLFRIVDGVPGDLVSRYQRFLADNGIHIAGIEFILDRDGVAYTYDVNTNTNYNSQAEAEAGRFGMRGIAEYLGRELQAYEASALTAQTASQP
- a CDS encoding sugar phosphate isomerase/epimerase translates to MLTRRSMLLTPLAASLARVATAQSADPGKMLLAMHQNTSSGAGLRGAVEGWARAGIRYVELGSPQLQAFLENDTLPAARRLLEDLDLTPVSAAVVLQDIWLPGPARAESLEAWRRGCDQFANLGLTRIYSPSVTNRPVTADDFAATPDCVGEAGDIAAEYGLTAMIEFTRTSTHLSTLTSSLQVIRAAARPNVRPMIDFFHFWSGLSKFEDLDLLEPGELAHAHFQDLLDGPRELIDNDSRIIPGDGIAPVVRILQKLAEKEFTGALSVELFRAEYQQGDPFEVATEIRGKCEAVMQEAGVL